Proteins encoded together in one Plasmodium cynomolgi strain B DNA, chromosome 9, whole genome shotgun sequence window:
- a CDS encoding heat shock protein 101 (putative) — MRLRRVFIWCLYLITLFFVCKNELASCSANNNQGKENYLNRTINILNAGKNVAKRYGHSQLKPLHILSALAKSDYGSNLLKENSVNASNLKEYIDTALEQTRAGAPLDNKSKIGYSDEVKEVLAEAEALANKYKSQKVDVEHLLSGLMNDDLVNEIMNEVYLTEEAVKGILKNKLEKNKKDKDGKSGGLYLEQFGSNLNEKVRNGKLQGIYGRDEEIRAVIESLLRYNKNSPVLVGQPGTGKTTIVEGLVYRIEKGDVPKELRGYTVISLNFRKFTSGTSYRGEFETRMKNIIKELKNKKNKIILFVDEIHLLLGAGKAEGGTDAANLLKPVLSKGEIKLIGATTIAEYRKFIESCSAFERRFEKILVEPPSVENTIKILRSLKSKYENFYGIHITDKALVAAAKISDRFIKDRYLPDKAIDLLNKACSFLQVQLSGKPRIIDVTEREIERLAYEISTLEMDVDKVSKRKYNNLIKDFENKKEQLKKHYEEYVISGERLKRKKETEKKLNELKELAQNYISANKEPPIELQNSLKEAQEKYMEVYKETLAYVEAKTHNAMNVDAVYQEHVSYIYLRDSGMPLGSLSFESSKGALKLYNSLSKSIIGNEDIIKSLSDAVVKAATGMKDPEKPIGTFLFLGPTGVGKTELAKTLAIELFSSKDNLIRVNMSEFTEAHSVSKITGSPPGYVGFSDSGQLTEAVRERPHSVVLFDELEKAHPDVFKVLLQILGDGYINDNHRRNIDFSNTIIIMTSNLGAELFKKKLFFDANNSDTPEYKRVFDDLRIQLIKKCKKVFKPEFVNRIDKIGIFEPLSKKNLREIVKLRFKKLEKRLEEKNIHVSVSEKAIDYIIDQSYDPELGARPTLIFIESVIMTKFAIMYLKKELVDDMDVHVDFNKAANNLVINLTAV, encoded by the exons atgagacTAAGGCGCGTTTTCATTTGGTGCCTCTATTTGAtaactttgttttttgtgtgcaagaATGAATTGGCTTCCTGTTCGGCAAACAACAACCAAGGA aaGGAGAACTACCTGAACAGAACGATTAACATTTTAAACGCAGGAAAGAATGTAGCCAAGCGATATGGGCACAGTCAGCTGAAGCCCCTGCACATCCTGAGCGCCCTCGCGAAGAGCGACTATG GTTCCAACCTCCTGAAGGAAAACAGCGTCAATGCGAGCAACCTGAAGGAATACATAGACACAGCCTTGGAGCAGACCCGGGCCGGAGCG ccACTGGACAACAAGAGCAAAATCGGGTACTCGGACGAAGTGAAGGAAGTGCTGGCCGAGGCGGAGGCATTGGCGAATAAATACAAAAGCCAGAAAGTAGATGTGGAGCACCTTCTGAGTGGTTTAATGAATGACGATTTGGTAAACGAGATCATGAACGAAGTATACCTGACGGAAGAAGCTGTGAAAGGAATcttgaaaaataaacttgaaaaaaataagaaggaTAAGGATGGAAAATCTGGAGGATTGTATTTAGAACAGTTTGGTTccaatttaaatgaaaaagtcagaaatggaaaattacAAGGAATTTACGGAAGAGATGAAGAAATCAGAGCAGTGATAGAGTCTTTGCTAAGATACAACAAGAACAGTCCTGTGTTAGTTGGACAACCAGGAACTGGTAAGACTACCATTGTAGAAGGACTAGTGTATAGAATAGAGAAAGGAGATGTACCAAAGGAACTTCGAGGGTACACAGTGATTAGTttaaattttagaaaatttacCTCAGGGACTTCATACAGAGGAGAATTTGAAAcgagaatgaaaaatattattaaagaattgaaaaataaaaaaaataaaattatcctttttgttgaTGAAATACATCTATTGTTGGGAGCTGGTaaagcagaaggaggaacAGATGCAGCCAACTTATTGAAGCCCGTTTTgtcaaaaggagaaataaaattaattggAGCTACTACCATAGCAGAGTATAGAAAATTTATTGAGAGTTGTTCTGCTTTTGAAAGaagatttgaaaaaattttagttgaACCACCATCAGTAGAAAATACCATTAAGATATTAAGATCGCTAAAAagcaaatatgaaaatttttatggaaTACACATCACAGACAAAGCGTTAGTTGCTGCTGCTAAGATCTCTGATAGATTCATAAAGGATCGTTACTTACCTGATAAAGCAATTGATTTGCTGAATAAAGCTTGCTCATTCTTACAAGTACAACTGTCAGGAAAGCCTCGTATTATTGATGTAACAGAGAGAGAAATTGAACGATTGGCTTATGAAATTAGCACACTAGAGATGGATGTAGATAAAGTATCAAAGCGCAAGTATAATAACCTGATTAAAGactttgaaaataaaaaggagcaatTGAAGAAGCATTATGAAGAATATGTCATTTCGGGAGAGAGACttaagaggaaaaaagaaacagaaaaaaaattaaacgaatTGAAGGAACTTGCTCAAAATTATATTAGTGCTAATAAAGAACCACCCATTGAATTGCAAAATAGCTTGAAAGAAGcccaagaaaaatatatggaaGTATACAAAGAAACATTAGCTTATGTAGAAGCAAAAACGCATAACGCTATGAATGTAGATGCAGTCTACCAGGAGCATGTTTCTTACATCTACTTGAGAGATTCTGGTATGCCATTGGGTTCTCTCTCTTTTGAATCATCCAAAGGGGCactaaaattatataatagtTTATCCAAATCGATTATTGGTAATGAGGATATCATCAAATCTTTGAGTGACGCTGTTGTGAAGGCAGCAACGGGTATGAAAGATCCGGAGAAACCTATTGGTACGTTCTTATTTTTGGGACCTACTGGTGTGGGTAAAACTGAGCTAGCCAAAACGTTAGCCATTGAATTGTTCAGCTCGAAGGATAATCTGATCCGAGTGAATATGTCCGAATTTACAGAAGCACATTCAGTGTCAAAGATTACGGGTAGTCCACCAGGTTACGTAGGATTTAGTGACTCAGGTCAGCTAACCGAAGCAGTGAGAGAGAGACCTCACTCCGTTGTTCTTTTCGACGAGTTAGAGAAGGCACATCCGGATGTATTTAAAGTGTTACTGCAAATTTTAGGAGATGGATATATTAACGATAATCACAGAAGGAACATCGATTTTTCAAACACGATTATTATTATGACTTCCAATCTAGGTgcagaattatttaaaaagaaattattttttgatgcCAACAATTCGGATACTCCAGAATACAAAAGAGTGTTCGATGACTTGAGAATCCAACTCatcaaaaaatgtaaaaaagtcTTCAAACCTGAATTTGTTAACAGAATAGATAAGATAGGAATATTTGAACCTTTGAGTAAAAAGAACCTACGTGAAATTGTCAAGTTGAGATTTAAGAAGTTGGAGAAACGTttagaggagaaaaatattcacgTATCCGTATCGGAGAAGGCTATAGATTACATCATTGACCAATCGTACGATCCTGAGTTAGGAGCCAGACCAactctcatttttattgaaaGTGTTATCATGACAAAATTCGCCATTATGTATTTGAAGAAGGAGTTGGTCGACGACATGGATGTGCACGTCGACTTTAACAAGGCCGCCAACAATTTGGTCATCAACCTGACCGCGGTGTAG